From the genome of Staphylococcus haemolyticus, one region includes:
- a CDS encoding SDR family oxidoreductase: MNKTIALVTGASSGLGFETSLMLAEKGFQVYATMRNLENQMNLKIEATKRNVDLTILELDVTKLDSIKSAVEFIIQEEGRIDILINNAGAGFNKTTEQATDEEINWQLNLNLMGVIRMTKAVLPIMRSQREGRVINISSVGGLVGQPFNEIYCAAKFGVEGYTESLASYIQPEFNIKFTIIEPGGIQSEFMPNIMNHLTQTGGIQEDEYTHLYNSYVSDIKENYGHDASQSTHEVAQVILKTIEMKEPPIRTRTSDWSETFTNIKIKLDPDGKQQQKQVYKLLGK, encoded by the coding sequence ATGAATAAAACTATTGCTCTAGTTACTGGTGCTTCATCAGGACTAGGATTTGAAACATCGCTCATGCTTGCTGAAAAAGGATTTCAAGTATATGCCACGATGCGTAACTTAGAAAATCAAATGAATTTAAAAATTGAAGCGACTAAAAGAAATGTAGACCTAACCATTTTAGAATTGGATGTAACCAAATTAGATAGTATTAAATCTGCTGTTGAATTCATCATACAAGAAGAAGGTCGTATAGATATTTTGATTAACAATGCTGGCGCCGGCTTTAATAAAACTACAGAACAAGCAACAGATGAAGAAATAAATTGGCAACTTAATTTAAATTTAATGGGTGTTATTCGAATGACCAAAGCTGTATTACCAATCATGAGATCACAAAGAGAAGGTCGTGTTATCAATATTTCGTCAGTTGGAGGCCTAGTTGGACAACCTTTCAATGAAATATATTGTGCCGCTAAGTTTGGTGTTGAAGGTTATACAGAATCTTTAGCAAGTTATATTCAACCTGAATTCAATATTAAATTTACTATTATTGAACCCGGTGGCATACAATCTGAATTTATGCCCAACATTATGAACCACCTAACTCAAACTGGTGGCATACAAGAAGATGAATATACGCACTTATACAATTCATATGTTAGTGATATTAAAGAAAATTATGGGCATGATGCTTCTCAAAGTACACATGAAGTTGCGCAAGTCATTTTAAAAACAATTGAAATGAAAGAACCACCTATTAGAACTCGTACGTCTGATTGGTCTGAAACTTTCACAAATATTAAAATCAAACTAGACCCAGATGGCAAACAACAGCAGAAACAAGTCTATAAATTATTAGGTAAATAA
- the vraR gene encoding response regulator transcription factor VraR: MTIKVLFVDDHEMVRIGISSYLSTQSDIEIVGEGESGKDAIAKAHELKPDLILMDLLMDDMDGVEATTQIKKDLPHIKVVMLTSFIEDKEVYRALDAGVDSYILKTTSASDIADAVRKTFNGESVFEPEVLVKMRNRMKKRAELYEMLTEREMEILLLIAKGYSNQEIASASHITIKTVKTHVSNILSKLEVQDRTQAVIYAFQHNLIQ, encoded by the coding sequence ATGACGATTAAAGTTTTGTTCGTTGATGACCATGAAATGGTTCGAATTGGGATATCAAGTTATCTATCAACACAATCTGACATTGAGATAGTTGGAGAAGGGGAATCTGGTAAAGATGCCATTGCAAAAGCTCATGAATTAAAACCTGATTTAATTCTTATGGATTTATTAATGGATGATATGGATGGCGTTGAAGCAACTACTCAAATCAAAAAAGATTTGCCACATATTAAAGTTGTAATGTTAACTAGTTTTATTGAAGATAAAGAGGTATATAGAGCATTAGATGCTGGTGTAGATAGCTATATTTTAAAAACGACTAGTGCTAGTGATATAGCCGACGCAGTACGCAAAACTTTTAATGGTGAATCCGTATTTGAACCAGAAGTTTTAGTTAAGATGCGTAACAGAATGAAGAAACGTGCAGAATTATATGAAATGCTGACTGAGCGTGAAATGGAAATTTTATTATTAATTGCAAAAGGTTATTCAAATCAAGAAATAGCGAGTGCTTCTCATATTACAATTAAAACCGTTAAAACTCATGTAAGTAATATATTGAGTAAATTAGAAGTACAAGATAGAACACAAGCCGTAATTTATGCATTCCAACATAATTTGATTCAATAA
- a CDS encoding type 1 glutamine amidotransferase, producing the protein MNELTVYHFMSDKLNLYSDIGNIIALKQRAKKRGIQLNVVEVNQTEGVTLDNCDIFFIGGGSDREQSIATKELSKIKTTLKDAIEDGMPGLTICGGYQFLGTKYITPDGTELEGLGILDFYTESRTERLTGDIVIESDTFGTIVGFENHGGRTHHNFGTLGHVTVGYGNNDDDKQEGIHYKNLLGTYLHGPILPKNHELTDYLLEKACERKGIPFEPKQLDNTEEEAAKRVIIERSSKK; encoded by the coding sequence ATGAATGAATTAACCGTTTATCATTTTATGTCAGATAAATTAAATTTATATAGTGATATAGGAAATATTATTGCACTCAAACAAAGAGCAAAGAAACGTGGTATTCAATTAAATGTAGTAGAAGTTAACCAAACTGAAGGTGTGACGCTTGATAATTGTGATATATTCTTTATCGGCGGTGGCAGTGATAGAGAACAAAGTATTGCTACTAAGGAATTAAGCAAGATAAAGACTACACTTAAAGATGCTATTGAAGATGGTATGCCAGGATTAACGATTTGTGGTGGTTATCAATTTTTAGGAACAAAATATATTACGCCTGATGGAACTGAACTTGAAGGTTTAGGTATCTTAGATTTCTATACTGAGTCACGAACTGAACGATTAACTGGTGATATAGTAATCGAGAGTGACACATTTGGAACGATAGTCGGCTTCGAGAATCACGGTGGTCGTACACATCATAATTTTGGTACGTTAGGACACGTTACGGTTGGTTACGGTAATAATGATGATGATAAACAAGAAGGTATTCATTATAAAAATTTATTAGGAACATATTTACATGGACCTATCCTTCCAAAGAATCATGAACTGACTGATTATTTATTAGAAAAAGCCTGCGAACGTAAAGGTATACCTTTTGAACCTAAACAATTAGATAACACTGAAGAAGAAGCAGCTAAACGAGTTATTATAGAAAGATCATCAAAAAAGTAA
- the vraT gene encoding cell wall-active antibiotics response protein VraT — translation MTRKYISTELLIIFTALMIIANFYYIFFEKIGYLFVLLLGCILVYVGYLYFHKVRGLLAFWIGALLIAFTLLSNKYTIIILFVFLVIVIIRYLIFKFKPLKVIASEDEVTSPQFIKQKWFGEQRTPVYVYKWEDVQIQHGVGDIHIDMTKAANIKENNTIVVRHILGKIQLVVPLNYNINLHMAALYGNAYLNGQSYKVENNHIQVEEKPKEENYNVNVYVSTFIGDVEVIYR, via the coding sequence TTGACTCGAAAATATATATCGACAGAGTTATTAATCATATTTACGGCATTAATGATTATTGCCAATTTTTATTACATCTTTTTTGAGAAAATAGGCTACCTATTTGTATTACTTTTAGGATGTATATTAGTTTATGTAGGCTACCTTTACTTTCATAAAGTAAGGGGTCTCTTAGCGTTTTGGATAGGTGCATTGCTTATAGCATTTACTTTATTGTCGAATAAATATACCATCATAATATTATTTGTCTTTCTAGTTATCGTAATCATTAGATATCTCATTTTTAAGTTTAAACCTTTAAAAGTGATTGCTTCAGAAGATGAAGTTACATCACCTCAATTTATTAAACAAAAGTGGTTTGGAGAGCAACGCACACCAGTATATGTTTATAAATGGGAAGATGTACAAATTCAACATGGTGTTGGTGATATACACATCGATATGACAAAAGCTGCAAATATTAAAGAGAATAATACAATAGTAGTAAGACATATTTTAGGGAAAATTCAGTTAGTGGTACCATTGAATTATAATATTAATTTACACATGGCTGCTCTATATGGAAATGCTTATTTAAATGGCCAATCTTATAAAGTTGAAAATAATCATATCCAAGTTGAAGAGAAGCCTAAAGAAGAGAATTATAATGTCAATGTTTATGTTTCAACATTCATAGGAGATGTTGAGGTGATTTACCGATGA
- a CDS encoding low molecular weight protein-tyrosine-phosphatase: protein MVDVAFVCLGNICRSPMAEAIMRQRLIDRNISGVNVYSKGTGKWNLGEPPHEGTQDILNRHNIPFDGMISELFESSDDFDYIIAMDQSNVDNIQNINPNIKGKLFKLLEFSNMEESDVPDPYYTNNFEGVYEMVQSSCDNLIDFIVKDANLKEG from the coding sequence ATGGTAGATGTAGCATTTGTATGTCTAGGAAACATATGTCGCTCTCCTATGGCTGAAGCAATCATGCGTCAACGTTTGATAGATAGAAACATTTCAGGCGTTAACGTTTACTCAAAAGGAACAGGTAAATGGAACCTTGGAGAACCTCCCCATGAAGGGACTCAAGATATTCTTAATCGCCATAATATACCTTTTGATGGTATGATTAGTGAGTTATTTGAATCAAGTGATGATTTTGATTATATTATTGCTATGGATCAAAGCAATGTTGATAATATCCAAAACATCAATCCTAATATAAAAGGAAAATTGTTCAAATTGCTCGAATTTAGTAACATGGAAGAGAGTGATGTGCCAGATCCTTATTACACTAATAATTTTGAAGGTGTATATGAAATGGTACAATCATCTTGTGACAATCTAATTGATTTCATCGTCAAAGATGCAAATTTGAAAGAGGGGTAA
- the vraS gene encoding sensor histidine kinase VraS, protein MNHYLRAIGSMLILVYSMLTAFLFIDKVFVNIIYFQGMFYTQIFGIPVFLFLNLVIILLCIIVGSILAYKINQQNQWIKSQIEHAIEGETVGINDQNIELYNETIDLYQTLVPLNQELHRLRMKTQNLTNENYNMNDVKVKKIIENERQRLARELHDSVSQQLFAASMMLSAIKETKLEAPLDQQIPVLEKMVQESQLEMRALLLHLRPLGLKDKSLGEGIKDLVIDLQKKVPMKVIHDIQDFKVPKGIEDHLFRITQEAISNTLRHSNGTKVTVELFNQQDYLLLRIQDNGKGFNVDEKLEQSYGLKNMRERALEIGATFHIVSLPDSGTRIEVKAPLNREDDNNDD, encoded by the coding sequence ATGAACCACTACTTAAGAGCTATCGGTTCAATGCTTATACTAGTTTATAGCATGTTAACCGCGTTCTTATTTATAGATAAAGTATTTGTTAATATTATCTATTTCCAAGGTATGTTTTATACTCAAATTTTTGGGATACCTGTTTTTCTATTTTTAAATTTAGTCATCATTTTACTTTGTATTATAGTAGGTTCAATTCTCGCATATAAAATTAATCAACAAAATCAGTGGATTAAGTCGCAAATTGAGCATGCCATTGAAGGAGAAACAGTAGGTATCAATGATCAAAACATTGAGCTCTATAACGAAACCATAGATCTTTATCAAACATTAGTTCCTCTAAATCAAGAGTTGCACCGTTTACGAATGAAAACGCAAAACTTAACTAATGAAAATTACAATATGAATGATGTCAAAGTTAAGAAAATCATTGAGAATGAACGACAGAGATTAGCTCGCGAGTTACATGACTCTGTAAGTCAACAACTTTTTGCAGCAAGTATGATGTTATCTGCTATAAAAGAAACAAAATTAGAGGCACCGCTTGATCAACAAATACCAGTTTTAGAGAAAATGGTTCAGGAATCTCAACTTGAAATGCGCGCATTATTACTTCATTTGAGACCTTTAGGACTAAAAGATAAATCACTAGGTGAAGGTATCAAAGATTTAGTTATTGATTTGCAAAAGAAAGTGCCTATGAAAGTCATACACGATATTCAAGATTTCAAGGTTCCTAAAGGTATAGAAGATCATTTATTTAGAATTACACAAGAGGCTATATCAAATACGTTAAGACATTCTAATGGAACTAAAGTCACAGTGGAATTATTTAACCAACAAGATTATCTATTACTTCGAATTCAAGATAATGGTAAGGGATTCAATGTTGACGAGAAATTAGAACAAAGTTATGGATTAAAAAATATGAGAGAACGCGCATTAGAAATTGGTGCGACATTCCATATTGTTTCGTTACCGGATTCTGGAACGAGAATAGAAGTTAAAGCACCATTAAATAGGGAGGATGATAATAATGACGATTAA
- a CDS encoding FUSC family protein, producing MDKWYKKIIGARTIKTGLATFLTSLFCLMLDLTPIFAILTAIVTIEPTAKASLKKGYRRLPATVIGALFAVLFTFIFGDPSALTYTFSALFTILVCTKLNLQVGTTVAVLTSVAMIPGIHDAYLFNFFSRLLTALIGLVTAGLVNFIVLPPKYYQQIEDNLTQSEYKMYELFSSRCNELLLGKFDSDHSNDLLNKLMGVINKTETLTGYQKDELRYHKNKEDEWKRLKNISNRSYIDRLLATHLSNIIYLPKHIHLVFTPEEKIAIIKISNSVNNIIKSNHFEPHRSSASTLKSSVKRLEEFDQNQIKSHVIYEILLIYKLLDSRYNDK from the coding sequence ATGGATAAATGGTACAAGAAAATTATAGGAGCGAGAACAATCAAAACTGGCTTAGCAACCTTTTTAACATCGCTATTTTGTTTAATGCTTGATCTCACTCCAATCTTCGCTATATTAACTGCTATTGTAACTATCGAACCTACTGCAAAGGCATCATTAAAAAAAGGTTATAGAAGATTGCCCGCAACTGTAATTGGTGCACTATTTGCTGTACTTTTTACTTTTATTTTTGGTGACCCATCGGCTTTAACGTATACGTTCAGTGCACTTTTTACTATCTTAGTTTGTACTAAATTAAACTTACAAGTTGGTACTACTGTTGCGGTGTTAACATCAGTTGCCATGATTCCTGGCATACACGACGCCTATTTATTCAACTTTTTTTCAAGGTTATTAACTGCATTAATCGGTTTGGTTACAGCAGGATTGGTCAATTTTATAGTTCTGCCTCCTAAATATTATCAACAAATTGAAGATAATTTAACGCAATCTGAATATAAAATGTATGAGTTGTTCTCTTCAAGATGTAACGAATTATTATTAGGAAAATTTGATTCTGATCATAGTAATGATCTTTTAAATAAGTTGATGGGTGTTATAAACAAGACTGAAACTTTAACCGGTTATCAAAAAGACGAATTACGTTATCATAAAAACAAAGAAGATGAATGGAAACGATTAAAAAATATTTCGAACCGTTCCTATATCGATAGATTACTGGCTACTCACCTATCAAATATTATATATTTACCTAAGCACATACATTTAGTTTTTACGCCTGAGGAAAAGATAGCTATTATTAAAATTAGTAATAGCGTCAATAATATTATCAAAAGCAATCATTTTGAACCTCACCGCTCATCTGCATCAACACTTAAATCTTCTGTCAAACGCTTAGAAGAATTTGATCAGAATCAAATCAAAAGTCATGTTATTTATGAAATACTTCTAATCTATAAATTATTAGATAGTAGATATAATGACAAATAA
- a CDS encoding aminopeptidase, producing MTSLSYNEKLQQYAELLVKIGMNVQPKQPVFIRSSVDAIDLTRLIVEESYKAGASDVKVNYSDSKLNRLKFEYESVDYFENQAVKSYEVDERMDYANRGAANLALLSGDPNLLNGIDPEKLKANQISYSQAFKGYMEGSQKNRFPWVVAAFPSKDWARRVYPDLDEEIALEKFIDEVFDIVRIDGNDPIENWKKHIENLSVHAKLMQEKNYKALHYQSEGTDLVVGLPKGHIWEDATSYVNGNQQAFIANLPTEEVFTAPDRNNVNGYVTNKLPLSYNGTIIDGFTLTFKDGQIVDFKADKGEDMLRDLINTDEGSKRLGEVALVPDDSPISNRNTIFYNTLFDENASCHLAIGSAYGFNVEGGTEMTTEEKIASGLNDSNVHVDFMIGSADLTIYGIKQDDTKELVFKNGNWAQ from the coding sequence ATGACTTCATTAAGTTATAACGAGAAATTACAACAGTATGCAGAATTATTAGTTAAAATAGGTATGAATGTACAACCTAAACAACCTGTTTTTATTAGATCTTCAGTTGATGCCATCGATTTAACACGTTTAATTGTTGAAGAATCATATAAAGCTGGAGCTTCAGACGTAAAAGTAAATTATTCAGATTCTAAATTAAATAGACTTAAATTTGAGTATGAATCAGTAGATTACTTTGAAAATCAGGCAGTTAAATCGTATGAAGTAGATGAACGAATGGATTATGCTAATCGTGGCGCTGCAAATTTAGCTTTACTTAGTGGTGATCCAAACTTGCTAAATGGTATAGACCCTGAAAAACTCAAAGCCAATCAAATAAGTTATAGTCAAGCATTCAAAGGATATATGGAAGGAAGTCAGAAGAATCGATTTCCATGGGTTGTTGCTGCTTTTCCTTCTAAAGATTGGGCTAGACGTGTTTATCCAGATTTAGATGAAGAAATTGCATTAGAAAAGTTTATTGATGAAGTGTTTGATATCGTAAGAATTGATGGGAACGATCCTATTGAAAATTGGAAAAAACATATAGAAAACTTAAGTGTACATGCTAAATTGATGCAAGAAAAAAATTATAAAGCGTTACATTATCAATCCGAAGGAACAGACTTAGTTGTAGGACTTCCTAAAGGACATATTTGGGAAGATGCTACGAGCTATGTTAATGGTAATCAACAAGCTTTTATAGCTAATTTACCAACTGAAGAAGTTTTTACAGCTCCTGATCGTAACAACGTTAATGGATATGTAACAAATAAATTACCATTAAGTTATAATGGTACAATCATTGATGGCTTTACATTAACGTTTAAAGATGGACAAATCGTAGATTTCAAAGCAGACAAAGGCGAAGATATGCTTAGAGATTTGATCAATACTGATGAGGGTTCTAAGCGACTAGGAGAAGTCGCTTTAGTACCTGATGATTCTCCAATTTCAAATCGTAATACTATTTTCTACAACACGTTATTTGATGAAAACGCATCATGTCATTTAGCTATTGGTTCGGCATATGGCTTTAATGTTGAAGGTGGTACTGAAATGACGACTGAAGAAAAAATTGCCAGTGGTCTTAATGATTCAAATGTCCATGTTGACTTCATGATAGGAAGTGCAGATTTAACGATTTATGGAATTAAACAGGATGACACTAAAGAATTAGTGTTTAAAAACGGCAATTGGGCTCAATAA
- the map gene encoding type I methionyl aminopeptidase, producing the protein MIVKTEEELQALKEIGYICAKVRDTMQEATKPGITTKELDNIAKDLFEEHGAISAPIHDENFPGQTCISVNEEVAHGIPGKRIIREGDLVNIDVSALKNGYYADTGISFVVGEASDPLKQKVCDVALMAFENAMAKVKPGTKLSNIGKAVHATARQNDLTVIKNLTGHGVGQSLHEAPNHVMNYYDPKDKTLLKEGVVIAVEPFISSKATFVTEGKNEWAFETRDKSFVAQIEHTVIVTKDGPLLTTKID; encoded by the coding sequence ATGATTGTAAAAACAGAAGAAGAATTACAAGCCTTAAAAGAGATAGGTTACATTTGTGCTAAGGTTAGAGATACTATGCAAGAAGCTACTAAACCAGGTATTACAACTAAAGAATTAGACAATATAGCTAAAGATTTGTTTGAAGAACATGGTGCTATTTCAGCACCTATTCATGATGAGAATTTCCCTGGACAAACATGTATTAGTGTTAATGAAGAAGTAGCGCATGGCATTCCTGGCAAACGAATCATTCGTGAAGGAGATCTAGTTAATATTGATGTATCAGCTTTGAAAAATGGTTATTACGCTGATACAGGTATTTCTTTTGTTGTGGGTGAAGCAAGTGACCCACTTAAACAAAAAGTATGTGATGTTGCACTAATGGCATTTGAAAATGCAATGGCAAAAGTTAAACCTGGAACTAAATTAAGTAATATCGGTAAAGCAGTACATGCAACAGCACGTCAAAATGATTTAACTGTAATTAAAAATCTAACTGGGCATGGTGTAGGTCAATCATTACATGAGGCGCCTAACCATGTTATGAACTATTATGACCCTAAAGATAAAACTTTACTTAAAGAAGGAGTTGTAATTGCAGTAGAGCCATTTATTTCATCTAAAGCAACTTTTGTAACAGAAGGTAAAAACGAATGGGCCTTCGAAACTAGAGATAAGAGTTTTGTCGCTCAAATTGAACATACGGTTATCGTTACTAAAGATGGACCATTATTAACTACAAAAATTGATTAA
- a CDS encoding DUF1128 domain-containing protein: protein MSQNNNETMIADIRKKLNIVNQGLLNPDKFKNANQQDIEEIHNFVMSKDSFSPSEVTAIADELGNLRQD from the coding sequence GTGAGTCAAAATAATAATGAAACAATGATTGCAGATATTAGAAAAAAATTAAATATTGTTAATCAAGGTTTGTTAAATCCAGATAAATTTAAAAATGCTAATCAGCAAGATATAGAAGAAATTCATAATTTTGTTATGTCTAAAGATTCTTTTTCACCAAGCGAAGTTACAGCAATTGCTGATGAGTTGGGGAACTTACGTCAAGATTAG
- a CDS encoding acyl-CoA thioesterase produces MSNSQGIRKSMSESKSYKAKQVFPQDTNHHHTMFGGSLMANIDEIAAITAMKHANAQVVTASTDSVDFLRPIKTGDITSYEAMVSYAGTSSMEVCVQIIIEDVLNKERHLAALSFLTFVALDDNGKPVQVPDVYPESKVEKWFYESAPKRVQRRKDRREESKNTIEFLSNAQHIEEL; encoded by the coding sequence ATGTCAAATTCTCAAGGTATTCGTAAATCAATGTCTGAATCAAAAAGTTATAAAGCTAAACAAGTATTTCCTCAAGACACCAATCATCACCACACAATGTTTGGTGGTTCATTGATGGCTAACATAGATGAAATTGCAGCCATTACTGCAATGAAACATGCTAATGCCCAAGTAGTTACAGCATCAACTGATTCTGTAGATTTTTTAAGACCAATTAAAACAGGTGATATTACTTCTTATGAAGCGATGGTTAGTTATGCAGGTACAAGTTCAATGGAAGTTTGTGTTCAAATAATTATTGAGGATGTATTAAATAAAGAAAGACATTTAGCAGCCTTAAGTTTCTTAACTTTTGTTGCATTAGATGATAATGGTAAGCCAGTCCAAGTACCAGATGTCTATCCGGAATCAAAAGTTGAAAAATGGTTCTATGAAAGTGCGCCTAAGCGTGTACAACGTAGAAAAGATAGAAGAGAAGAAAGTAAAAATACGATTGAATTTTTATCAAATGCACAACATATTGAAGAATTATAA
- a CDS encoding YihY/virulence factor BrkB family protein gives MSKENKSNSKYLNSIKDEQEKNQDKINVDRTYVEPQEFQSKEPKKDNQVFFVSRLNKPAKYTKKSNFLSYLIYRIGKDDASGLAAQMTYHFVLAMFPMLIFLLTLLPLFNLDQSQITGLLSNAPADTSSLIKGVISDVTKNSSGGLLSIGLILAIWSASNGMTAIMNSFNVAYDVEDNRNGILLKILSVIFTIVLGVVFLVAMALPTMGSVIAHFLFGPLGLDSQVKWIFSLIRVVLPLIIILILFTILYSVAPNVKTKLKSVLPGAIFTSVIWLLGSFAFGFYISNFGNYSKTYGSIAGIIILLIWLYLTSFIIIIGAEINAIIHQRHVINGQTPEEAALDHDDNNQNHYNEDTTYEYKHTATGKDEDYKVDKDPEDKHEEDASLTEKIKDKFTNNDDDNKK, from the coding sequence ATGTCAAAAGAAAATAAATCAAACTCGAAGTATCTTAACTCTATTAAAGACGAGCAAGAGAAGAACCAAGATAAAATAAATGTTGATCGTACATATGTAGAGCCTCAAGAATTTCAATCTAAAGAACCAAAAAAAGACAATCAAGTCTTTTTCGTTTCACGGTTAAACAAACCAGCTAAGTATACAAAAAAATCTAATTTTCTTTCTTATTTAATTTATCGAATAGGCAAAGATGACGCTTCAGGTTTAGCAGCACAAATGACTTACCATTTTGTATTAGCTATGTTCCCAATGTTAATTTTCCTATTAACATTGTTACCATTATTTAACTTAGACCAAAGCCAAATCACCGGTTTATTAAGTAATGCACCTGCTGACACATCGAGTCTTATTAAAGGTGTAATTAGCGATGTTACTAAAAATTCTAGTGGCGGTTTACTTTCTATCGGGTTAATCTTAGCAATTTGGTCAGCTTCAAATGGTATGACTGCAATTATGAATTCATTCAATGTAGCTTATGATGTTGAAGATAATAGAAATGGTATTCTTTTAAAGATACTAAGTGTTATTTTCACAATTGTGTTAGGCGTCGTATTTTTAGTTGCGATGGCATTACCTACTATGGGGTCAGTTATTGCTCATTTCTTATTCGGTCCTCTTGGATTGGATAGTCAAGTTAAATGGATCTTTAGTTTAATAAGAGTTGTATTACCATTAATTATTATTTTGATTCTATTTACAATTCTATACTCAGTAGCTCCAAACGTTAAAACTAAACTAAAATCAGTATTACCAGGAGCTATATTTACATCAGTTATCTGGTTACTTGGGTCTTTCGCATTTGGTTTCTACATTTCAAATTTTGGAAACTACTCTAAGACTTATGGCAGTATCGCAGGTATTATTATCTTATTAATTTGGTTATATTTAACAAGTTTTATCATTATTATTGGTGCTGAAATTAATGCAATCATCCACCAAAGACATGTCATTAATGGACAAACTCCTGAAGAAGCAGCGCTCGACCATGATGATAATAACCAAAACCACTATAATGAAGATACTACTTATGAATATAAACATACAGCTACTGGCAAAGATGAAGACTATAAAGTCGATAAAGATCCTGAAGATAAACATGAAGAAGATGCTTCATTAACTGAGAAAATTAAAGATAAATTTACTAATAATGACGATGATAATAAAAAATAA
- a CDS encoding YtxH domain-containing protein, giving the protein MENKLIPGILIGAIVGGAATLADKSTRNALVQSVKDVKEGNRSRKPSKFNSIKDEVLYWKDTIEEIRRNNPELEKSIKDAKDTFVERKNNRIGQ; this is encoded by the coding sequence ATGGAAAACAAATTAATTCCTGGTATTTTAATTGGCGCTATTGTTGGTGGTGCTGCTACTTTAGCTGATAAATCAACACGTAACGCTTTAGTTCAATCTGTAAAAGATGTTAAAGAAGGTAATCGTTCACGCAAACCTTCTAAATTCAATTCTATTAAAGACGAAGTTTTATATTGGAAAGATACAATTGAAGAAATTCGTCGTAATAACCCAGAATTAGAAAAATCAATTAAAGATGCTAAAGATACTTTCGTTGAACGTAAGAATAACCGCATTGGTCAATAA